AAAGAGCAAGTTAACCTTTTTTTTGCCAAGATTCGTTCCCTTGAAATTTGAAGCAGGAGCAagtgaacttctctttgactaggTGGACATTGCTATTGCCTATCTAATATTATACGGATCATACTTAGTTTGTATTTGGATCAACTTtgatataattgattttgaagtgatttatgtttggatgattttggttggaattgattttaaagtaaaattcaGTATAAATCTTTTATTCAACGCAGAAATTACTTAAAGTTGTTTTAGCTTATAATCAATTTTAggcctaaaattaattttaaattcttctctAACATGtacaaaattatctaaaatcaattttaaactcGCAATTAATTTTGCAACAtgaaatcaaacacacaatgacaagaaaaaaatgattgtaAAACAACAATCTCAGTAATACATGACTATATCAGCTACAAACGCTAATTGTTATTTTAGCTTACTAAAAGTACTTGCATATAATAGTAATATTCTAGCTTATAGAAAGTAAAATGGCTACAAATAAACATATTCACAAAGTCTCTAGGTATCCAAATTAGGATAACAAAGTTAAAAACAGCTCAAAGTATTTTGTCTATAGTCCAAATTTAGTAAAATCTAATTCCTAGCAGTTCACCTCTGTAGAGCGTTTTtctttttagtgtttatttgaaTTCCTAAGAAAATCCCTCCCAAAAAAATTGCTCGTGTTATATTTTAGAACCATCTTCATACCAAAGATAAATCTATTTAACTTACGAAGTGATACATTGACACGATTCAAATATACATGAGGATAATACTTGATTCTCGCTGTTTTAGTCTACGCAACATCCAATACACTTTCCAATTTCGTGCCATTTGTTAAGTTTTTAATATCGTTCACTTTAACAACACTGATCCaataacaaatttaaacaattaaacCAATGGAGTAACGATATGAAAACTGCCGTAAATTTCAATTCCAATTCGATTTTTTTAACACTGccataaaactttattttttaaaaaaaattatactacgTCAAATGAGCgcataaatttgaaatttgcagCCTCGTTCTTTCAATCATctatatatttgtttgtttctttccccgtttagttgaaaaaaatggaaagcaAAAGGCTAGTGTTCTACAAGTCTGCTTTTGAAAATGGGGAAAGGGCGACAATTGGACAATTGTTGCGGGTGACAGATGTTGACTTGGCCGGGGTAAAGTATGAGATATGAACTTattcaaaattgatttgatacgccattaacttaaatataagtttaaattataagtggctaattttaatattgattgattaattaattaattagtttaaaaccGAACGTGGTCAACAATGAATTTGTGACACGAGTGAGGCAGGCAACCAGTCCTCTTCCTAAACTGTTCCATCAACAAACAGAAGTGTTTTGTGACTGTGCTACCACACTCGGGTCATCTGATTTCCAATAAGGTTATACTTggtttaacaaatattttctgCAGACAATAATTGTTAGGTTTCAAGACAGAATCAGCACAGTTTGTATAAACTGAAATAATCATGTTAGATTTTGTAACAGTGAACTTCAAATAGAAGAACCAATGCTTGAATGATCCTGGACACATACAAACAAGTAGAAGAAGCCAAATCCCTTATTTCTCGGACTTCTCATCTGCAACATCACTAGGGAGGTCCAGCCCTGAAGGTATCTTGCCTGGATAGTTAGTGGTTGACAGTTCGGATCCTATCATACTGGcggaaaaaacaaacaaatcttGATTATGACAAAGAagcctgttttttttttttttctttttatgtatatttttgcaAACTCACCTTCTATCCACAATGACCATGGAGCGAAGTTCACAATTAGCAAAGCTGTAAGGACATGTGAAATGAAATGAGTCAATCATTTACTTCAATATATAAACTGATGAACATCAGCTAGGATTGGGTAGATTTGTAATCATGTTTAACAGTTGTAGGAAAACTATCCCTACCACATAAGAACAACATGTGCCTCACATAACAAGTGCAAAATATGGAAATTACCTTCTACATATCTAAGGCTGATAAGTGATAACAAAGCCAGTAATGATGTCTTTTAATAAATGTAGACATCAGGAATAAATCATAATTCCAAGAAAGAAACAgaaagatattttcaaaaaaatcgtGCATATTCAACTAGGTTAACTAAGAGGGAAGCAAATCACAAATAACTAAGTCAGAGGCATGAGAGCTTACTGCTTGgatatttctttctttaccaAGGGATGGCAATCACTTCCAAAGGCATTTAGAGTATGAAACAAGAATCCACTATGTGTCACAATTGCTATCTCCTTCTCTTTTTGTGTCCACAACTTTTGATGAAGTGAAAAGTAGAAACAGTCTCACAGATTTGAATTACATCACATTTGATGGCAATTTCCAGTTTCTTACATACAAGTAATGGGAGgttaaaacagaaaaataaacttTCTCCTGAACAGAGAATTACATAATTCTTCAACTAAATCACTGGATATCAAAATTGATACCAATATACCTATTCCAATAGCCATAATACACCAAGTACATATGAACTTATTTCTCACAAAGTGAGACATAAACATAGTTATCCACTGTCAGGCAAATTAATTTGTCTTCCAATTTCAAGGGTCACAGGTGAGTTCAGTGACAGCCTTTTGAGCGGCTTCAATTACATCATTACATTAAACACACTCAGCTATATAtagtaaatttcataaaatattgcAAAAATATAGGTTCATTTTATCTTCCTATCGTGAAGAACCTTACATAGTAGAATTATATTAACTTGGTATACATCAAAGTCCAATTTTAGTGTGTTCCCAATATGTAGTATTGCTGACATAACAAACTCGTAAAATAAACCTTTAGAAGTTTCTGATGATAACCAACTCATACCAGTTCAGGAACTTCAGCCCTCTAGCTGCCAGTTCTTCCTTTGTCTCTCTAATATTGGCCTTCCACCAGGTATCCTCATCACTATCTAACTGAAACAAAAACTTGAAGAGACTAACATAAACCCaaagagaacaaaataaaattttggccAACTTTTTAAAGCTAAAGAAAGGAATTATCTGTCTTCTATAAAATCATAAACCACAAGCATTCAGGCATTTGAAGTCTAAGCACTTGCCAGTGAGAAATCAACAGCAGGAAAAAGAAATTGATACTCGCTAACACTTCTTCTTCTGTCACAGGGATGAACTCCCTGCACGAGGAAAACATGGAGAAATTTGTAAGAACCATACCCCATATGCCAATGTTAATATCAAGCTTTAGAAACCTTATAAAACAATTGTAGTAAAACTGTCTCTGCTCATATAAGGTAagcttttgataattttatagttGGAAAAAAAGCGAAAAGGCTgaaaatgcatgaattgattgctTACTTTCTATTTTATCAGTAATTTCCGTGAacctaaaaattaaagttatttttcatttttttcatccatcATTTTGATGTCTCAAGCATTAAATGACCTGCAGTTAGATCACTGCTCAATAATTGCTGCTCACACCATCAAATTGATTATTTGTAGTTGATCTCCTATGATGCATGGGTAATTTAACTGGTTGTTGTACCTGTACTAGGTACATATTAGGTACAGATACTGGTTGGATACACACGTGTATGCCATGtccaatgcttctttttttttttcatctttctgAATTTTGCTATAAAATTCTTTTGGTTTCATTTTGGTTAGCACACATACAAAACATTTGCAGGTTATTGTCTTTATGTGTTCATCATGAGTAAAGTTCAACCTACTATGGTGACATCTGGAGAATTTAAAAACTAATGACTTTCCAAAGTCCAACCTATAAGGCTAATATTTAAGCAAGACTACAAAAAATGAATTGGGAACCGATCTCACTAGTTATTCTAGCTAGTATGTCTGGATTTATGCATACTCTAGCTATTAGACTATTAGTCATGAAGTAACAAATTTCTGAATTTCCCTCCCCCTTTAGAAATAAGATTCCAAATTTATGATGGGTTTGCGAGCATTATCTTCATGACTTAAAGATTTGCAAGACCAAGACGTAAAAATTGCCTATGTTGAAATGGTGATTGAACTTGTTAACAAGAATACATGTAGCAACCAGATGTACTCTCTCTCTTCTAAACAGGTAAAAAGATGTTCACAGTGTAGAATTCCATACCAAATGTTCACGACAAAGTTCAACAGCAACAACTGGTGGGGAATTTAGACTTGAAATTGCAGCACGGTAGCTATTTCCTGCATTTGCCACCATAAGAGGAAGCACGTCTGTTTTATCAGTGTAACCCTCACCTCCAAATACCCCAACAGCTGTTTGTAGAGTCCTAAAGCCATGCCATACATAGTAGCATACAAGTCAAAGGCCATCTTTTGCCTCAATGCAGATAAATGGTAATTTTCCCAAGCAGAATATAACCTAAATACCTTTAGGATTAATGAGAGAAAAAACATATTGAAGTTAAATACAATTTGATCCATAAATGTGTTCCTTTATAGTGCACATCTATATAAATTGATCCTCAAAAGTGACAACTTCATATCAAGTGAATCCCTCCATCAGTCGGTGTTAGAAAGACATAATGAAAGTGCTGATGTAGAGTACCAAACACACACAAACA
This region of Glycine max cultivar Williams 82 chromosome 7, Glycine_max_v4.0, whole genome shotgun sequence genomic DNA includes:
- the LOC100775510 gene encoding phosphoglycerate mutase-like protein 1 isoform X1, which gives rise to MDCVAGSSLFPLHRCKTIHLVRHAQGIHNVEGDKNYNAYINPDYFDAHLTPLGWQQVDNLRKHVRDSGLINTIDLVIASPMMRTLQTAVGVFGGEGYTDKTDVLPLMVANAGNSYRAAISSLNSPPVVAVELCREHLGVHPCDRRRSVSEYQFLFPAVDFSLLDSDEDTWWKANIRETKEELAARGLKFLNWYELVIIRNF
- the LOC100775510 gene encoding phosphoglycerate mutase-like protein 1 isoform X2, with amino-acid sequence MDCVAGSSLFPLHRCKTIHLVRHAQGIHNVEGDKNYNAYINPDYFDAHLTPLGWQQVDNLRKHVRDSGLINTIDLVIASPMMRTLQTAVGVFGGEGYTDKTDVLPLMVANAGNSYRAAISSLNSPPVVAVELCREHLGVHPCDRRRSVSEYQFLFPAVDFSLIVMRIPGGRPILERQRKNWQLEG